In Leptospira perdikensis, the genomic window GATTAGGTTAATGATTCCAAGAATGGCCATTCCTACTTTTGGATACAATTCAGTGATGAAAGCTCCAAAGATCAGATAACCAAGAACATACGGCATAAACAGTAGTTCCGGAATCGATTCTGATATAATCTCTTGCATACCTATATAATGATTTAAAAGGTTTATATTTTTTAAATCATAAGGTGTTGCACCAGTGATTTTGTTAATCCAAATCTGCATTCCAAGCCCTTCAGGGTATTGCGGAGCCGATATCGAAATAGACCAAATAGGAATCAAAAATACGGAAACAAGAATCAAACCGACCCCTAAGATTAGGAGCCGGTTTCTTTTACTTAACGTTTGGAAAAGTAAAGTTTTCATATAGGTTATGGACTAACTCGGATGTACTGTTGCATCTCTTGGTGGAGAGCAGAACAGAAGTCAGTGCAATAAAATGGATAAATACCCGGTTTTGGAGCCACCCACTTGAAGGTTCTAGTTTCCCCTGGCATGATGAGTAGATTTGTCATGTTAGGTGCTCCACCGATCGCAAAACCATGAGGAATATCGTAGTCTTGTTCCAGGTTGGTAACGTGGAAGTATAAAGTTTCTCCAGTTTTTGCTTCAATAATATCTGGTTTGAAGTGAGAACGAATGGCTGTCATGTAGATATGAATGGTACTTCCAAGTCTTACGATTTTTGCTTCATTCTCGCTTTTGGTTGCATATGGATGTTTGTTTTCCTCTAGAGGATAGAGTTTTGCAGTTTTATCCATAAGCAGTTTCGCAGGAATCATTTGTGAATAGTGTGGTTCCCCAACGGTAGGGAAGTCAGATAATAACTCTGCTTTACCAGATGAGATATCATAAAGCTGAGCACTTTGAGGTAATTCCATACCCACTGGTAGATAGCGATCTTTAGTGATTTTGTTCATGGCGATTAGATATTTACCATAAGGTTCTGTTGAACTACCACCAACTATTGATAAGTGACCTACACTATAATAAGCTGGAAGATGTTGGACCACTTCCCAAGTTCCCAGTTTCCATTTTACTACTTCAGAACTTACGAAACAAGATGTATAAGCATACCCTTGACCGTCGAACTCAGTATGTAATGGACCAAGACATGGTTTTTGTACTTCACCAGCAAGTGTAGATTCATATTTAAGAACGGGAATCCCTTCGATTTCAGTGGAATGGTGTTCTTTCTTATCTTTTACTTCGATCATTTTGCTAAAGGAGTGAACGGGAATGACAGAAGCTAACTTTCCACCACCAACAATGTATTCTCCTGTGGAGTCAACATCGGTTCCATGTGGACTTTTTGGTGTTGGCATATAATACATCATACCTGGACAATCTTTCGGATTTAACATTTTCACACCGCTTAACCGAGTGGATACGGCAGGTTTGTTTTCATCATGAAAGTTGTTTACGTAGTCACCACCAAAATTATAAGCCTTGCCTTGGTCTTTACATTCCTTTGCACGAACCCAGTTGAATGCTAAGATAAAGTCTTTATCTTTTTTGGAAGCCCCAACCTCTAACATTTTATGTGCTTGTTCCGAATTGTAACTACTGAAGAAACACCAGTCATGGGATTTCTTTTTCCCACAATGGGATAAGTCATAGTTGAATCCAGGAACAAGAACCTGTAATTCAATAGAAAGTCTTCCTGTGTTTTTATCAACTTTTACCATAGTGACAGTTCCTTTGAACCCACCTTTGGAAAAACTATCGATTGCCACACTTGCTTGGGGAACAGGAACCGAGAAACGTGTCGCTGCCATTAGATACTCTGTGTTTTCGGTAGCAAATGGGGAAGCATGGTTTCCTGCTGTGTTTGGAATTTCTAAAATTTCCTTGGTTTCAAAAGACTTTAAATCAATCCTTGCAAGCCTCGGTGTGTTGTTTGCATTTAAAAACATCCAACGACCATCTTGTTTTCCATCTGTCATCGATGCTTCAACGTGATGGCTGTCATCCCACGGCACATAACCATGAGTTGTTTTTAACATATCTTTGGTTTCTTCATCAAATCCATACCCGTTTTCAGGAAAAACAGAAAACACTGGAATGATTTTGAATAACCGCGCCGATGGGATTCCGTAAACTGACATCTGGCCGCTAAATCCACCAGATAAAAAGGCGTACACTTCGTCCTTTTCTCCTGGTGCGACGTAAACTCGAGAAGCTGCATCGGAAGCAAGTGTTGCTGTTGATGCACCTTTTTTACAATTAGGAATCAATGAAAAAAGTGTGACTCCTAATATAATCAATATTAGATTTGATTTTTTGTTCATATAGTTACCTATTTTAAATCCATCTTACGGAAGTACTCGAGAATCTCTCGGGCTTCTTCTTCCTTAATATTTTGAAATGTCATTTGAGTTAAGTGTTCTCCGAGTAACTCTTGTCCAATCGGATCTTTCTGAGTCATCTCTACCGGATTTAGAATCATATTCATGATCCATTCAGGAGTTCTGCGAAGTGTAACATCTTGAAGAGCAGGTCCTACAACTTTCTCTTCAAATTTGTGACAAGCAGAACACTTTGCTTCAAATTGTTTTTTACCACGGTCGGCCATTGTTTGGTCCAAAGCTCCGATGTTAACTGACTTAACTGGCCCTATTCCCTTGGAACCTGCGTTAGATGCAGGTGTCTCTTCTGTTTTATCTCCTCCACAGGATATAATTGTCATACTCATTAGGAGTCCCAATATGAGTCCGATTTTTAGTCGGTTGTGTGCTCCGTTAAATTTTGAAAGGTTCATCTTAAATACTCCTTAGTATTTTAGTATTTATCATTTCTTGGCTGGGGGTAGTAATACCGTATCCACAACATGGATGATTCCGTTCGTTGCAGGAATGGATGCCACTATCGTTGCACCATTGATCATTACCTTTCCATTTTTTATGGAAACTTTTGTATGACTTCCGTTCGCCATACCGAGTTCATCGTCTTTACCTGTGAACTCAGATTTCAAAATGGATTCAGTTAAGTTACCTACAACAACGTGGTATTCTAATATGTTCTTTAATGAATCCTTTTGACTTGGTTTTAAAAGATCATCAACAGTGCCTGCTGGTAATTTCGCAAAGGCATCGTTTGTTGGTGCAAACACAGTGAATGGGCCTTGGTTTGCAAGGGAATCCACGAGACCTGCTGCTTGGACAGCTGCGACAAGGGTTGTATGGTCTTTAGAACCCATAGCTATTTTTAGAACATCTTGTTGTGATTTGTCATCTGCAACTGCCGATATCCCTTTGCCAGAATTGGAATCTTCATTTTTTCCGCAATTTACACCGACTAGCGAAAGACAGGTGATAGCTGCGATCATTGTTAGTTGAAATTTTATTTTGTTCATTTGATACCGCCCACTCATTGGTTCAATACCATGGGACACCAGAGCAAATGAAACTGCATTGATCTAAATCAATTGGAGAAGGATACTAAGTATTGATTTTTATCAATAGAGATAAGTGATTGAAGATATATCTTTAGAGTTAGAATGAATTGAATTCCTATAAAGCCTTTCTAGGCCATTGAAACATACATTCTGTAAATTTGTTTAGAATTAAACTAATTCTAGTTATGGTATTGCGCAATGAGGTGTTAACATGAGTGTTTGGATTATTCACTTGTCCTATTGTGCTGTTACAAAATCCTGAAAGAACGAGGTTCTTCTCATGATAACAAATTGGGATTCGAAATATGAAACAAACATTTCCGAGATTGATTCTCAACATAAAAAACTCTTTCGTTTGATCAATAATATCGAAGAAGTTTATGATGAAAACAAACACCACCTATCGGGTAAAACAAAGATATTGATAGATGCTGTTTCGGAATTAGAGGATTATACTCTTAGTCATTTTTTAATTGAAGAACGTGTGATGGAATTAAACCAATATCCTGATTTGGAAGCACATATCTTACAACATAACAAGTTTACAGATAAAATTTTGGATCTAAAGAATCGATTAAATCAAGGAGATTTACATTCTAGTGATGGTTTATTAGATGTATTCTTTAAAGATTTAATAGAATTTCTACGTGCATGGCTTACCAATCATATTCTTAAAGAGGATATGGATTACAAACCGTTCATTAAGTTTAGTATTTAATATTCTATATAAATCTAATTTTTCACTTAAAATATAAAGAATATCTAGATATCTTTTCGATAAGATTTGATTTTGCTTTTTTAGCTAAATCGATGTCTTTTCCTTTCATAATTTGTATTTCTTCTAATAATAAATTTATATATTTATGTAGTTGCTCATGACCTTGTCCTGTCATTGTACAAGAAGTTTGAATTTCGCTGATAATGGATATAATTTGATCGGCTTGTCTGTGGTATTCTTCTATTGACTCATCAGAATTTGCATGGTGAAATTGTTCGTCCATCCTCTGAAATCCCAACCTTGTTGATCTGTCCATCTCCCAAGGTTTACCATTGTTTAGTTCTGGAAGTTTTGATCCTGTATGTTCATGGCATGAGAAGGAAATAAGTAACAGGAAAAAAATACAACCATTGAAAATAG contains:
- the nosZ gene encoding Sec-dependent nitrous-oxide reductase translates to MNKKSNLILIILGVTLFSLIPNCKKGASTATLASDAASRVYVAPGEKDEVYAFLSGGFSGQMSVYGIPSARLFKIIPVFSVFPENGYGFDEETKDMLKTTHGYVPWDDSHHVEASMTDGKQDGRWMFLNANNTPRLARIDLKSFETKEILEIPNTAGNHASPFATENTEYLMAATRFSVPVPQASVAIDSFSKGGFKGTVTMVKVDKNTGRLSIELQVLVPGFNYDLSHCGKKKSHDWCFFSSYNSEQAHKMLEVGASKKDKDFILAFNWVRAKECKDQGKAYNFGGDYVNNFHDENKPAVSTRLSGVKMLNPKDCPGMMYYMPTPKSPHGTDVDSTGEYIVGGGKLASVIPVHSFSKMIEVKDKKEHHSTEIEGIPVLKYESTLAGEVQKPCLGPLHTEFDGQGYAYTSCFVSSEVVKWKLGTWEVVQHLPAYYSVGHLSIVGGSSTEPYGKYLIAMNKITKDRYLPVGMELPQSAQLYDISSGKAELLSDFPTVGEPHYSQMIPAKLLMDKTAKLYPLEENKHPYATKSENEAKIVRLGSTIHIYMTAIRSHFKPDIIEAKTGETLYFHVTNLEQDYDIPHGFAIGGAPNMTNLLIMPGETRTFKWVAPKPGIYPFYCTDFCSALHQEMQQYIRVSP
- a CDS encoding c-type cytochrome, whose amino-acid sequence is MNLSKFNGAHNRLKIGLILGLLMSMTIISCGGDKTEETPASNAGSKGIGPVKSVNIGALDQTMADRGKKQFEAKCSACHKFEEKVVGPALQDVTLRRTPEWIMNMILNPVEMTQKDPIGQELLGEHLTQMTFQNIKEEEAREILEYFRKMDLK
- a CDS encoding fasciclin domain-containing protein; translation: MNKIKFQLTMIAAITCLSLVGVNCGKNEDSNSGKGISAVADDKSQQDVLKIAMGSKDHTTLVAAVQAAGLVDSLANQGPFTVFAPTNDAFAKLPAGTVDDLLKPSQKDSLKNILEYHVVVGNLTESILKSEFTGKDDELGMANGSHTKVSIKNGKVMINGATIVASIPATNGIIHVVDTVLLPPAKK
- a CDS encoding bacteriohemerythrin yields the protein MITNWDSKYETNISEIDSQHKKLFRLINNIEEVYDENKHHLSGKTKILIDAVSELEDYTLSHFLIEERVMELNQYPDLEAHILQHNKFTDKILDLKNRLNQGDLHSSDGLLDVFFKDLIEFLRAWLTNHILKEDMDYKPFIKFSI